AATTTCATTAGGTTTTTTTCAAGGAGGATCATTTGCCCCAGTAATTGATGGCGAATTGTTGCCTACTCAACCGAAAGAATTGTTACGGGATTCACAATCACAAGCTTCTAGATTTTATAAGTCGCTGGATATCATCATTGGTGTTACAACAGGAGAGGGTTCACTTTTGTTAGATATATTTCTAGCTGgtgttcaaaatttttataactttaacgCAACAGATTATATACCAAAACGCATACTTTGTAATACTATTGCTCAGGATATTGTAAATGTTATATACAATAGTAACACCGATATAGCCTCCCTTATATGTGATAAATATGGTGCAACATTAACACGTGATCAGCttagtaaaaatgttttaaatgcatattcagACCCTATATTTTTAATCTCCGGAGTTGAATCCCTGCGCCTTCACACAGGTATTGATAGTGGCAGACAATTTCAGTATCTTTTCTCTAAACCAACATATCTTCTTCCTGTTATACCTCGTCGTCCGGAGTGGTTTAATGGTTCAGCGCATGCCACCGAACTattctatttctttttcattgaaTCCCTCCCCACAGAACAAGATAGAGAGCTgtcttcaaatttaatgaaatactGGACCAATTTTGCCAAAACAGGGTGAGTATTACACTGTAAAGGTTGGttgtatttgattgtttttaattaaaatatattataaaattaagatGTAGTGCGATTGCCACACTATTCTGTGTATAATTTCGAACACATAATTAATATAGCTATTTTTAgtttatcataatttttgttCGTCAGCTTTTTGTGTGAAATTTCACAATTAATGTTTATCGATTATAACTTAgataattaaaatgataaacatttttaaaagcgtcactgatgagtcgtttATCGTCAAAAGGGAGATATTTGGTTCTTGTGCATTTCTCCTTTTATTTCTTTAGATCTTAAAAATGGAATTTCAGAACTTTaaagtgaaaacaaataatatgtttatataaccGTCAGAGTGATATTAACACACCAATGGAGTACATACATTGAATTTTAAACTATCAACATTGCAACTGGTCAAAGTTTGTTCAAGGACCGTGTAGACTTCTGGTTGAATGAAACGAACGTAATTTTAAACGTTTacttaaaagattttattaacaatatttACATATCTACATTGTACAAGTAAGacaaatttttaccaaatatgaaagtttaaaaaacatctgttaagaacatttttaatttatttcatcatGATATGATACAACCATTATCAAATCTTGTTTCTCTGGGACATTTTTCGTTTTACTAAAGAGGGTACAGAACACCTAAGGGAGTTCACTCTCaaaaatcagctgaatgttTTAATCACAAACAGTTTATTAGGAGAATTCAAGCTTTCAACTATTAAAATAAGTGTTAGTCAAAATGCTATATAGCCaaccaaaataaattattccTGTAAATTAAGCGGTTCAAATttctagaattttttttatttttgtaacaggTCAAAGTAAATCttttgtcaaaactttatgaaaattaaacgaaccAACTCTATTTTAGTCAAAGTTCTGCGATGTATGATTTCAAATAGTAATTTAGTGAGACTGAATTCGTTCATCACCAATCTTTACTATTGGAATTTGATATCAGatatatttctataatattttcAGTGAGAGGAATGATGGAGACAGTTatcttttaattagagttatacaaaatacatccgataatttaaaacagtttattttcaatagattacattgttgttgttgttgttaattGGGCATCCATTTTGTGTGTGgtgaatttgaattttaaaaccaggttcaacccactactttttccttaaaatgtcctgtactaagACAGGAATTAAAATTGACGTCAAAAAGTCTGTTTTTATGTATCTTGGCGTTTATTGTTGTTGCagtttagtgtttctgttgttctgttgttttcctcttatagttgatgggTTTCCCTCGGATTCAGTTGGTAACTCGAATTTGTATTCTCTTTATTCGATTTATCACTTTAATTTGGCGGCTTACTACTGTTAACTTATTACGTATAGGTATTGCTTATTGAGATTGTATTGCGTCTTCTGTTTGGCATCTTCTGTTTTGCCTTCGTGCACCGCTATGCACACaataatatgtgtttttttatgtttcaatatGATGACATTGATCCCTTTATTCGAGTGCCACAGATAAGTCTTACATAGAAAAATTTCGCTTCTGACTTACTATATATTAAGCCGTATGTTttatcaaactaaaaaaaataataaaagacacAAAATGCATTACAGattatatatactagaacacacccgtgatatcgcgggtccgtgactgaattaaagtatataactatgcgcaagccttattttagtattagtattgtcatctgataaagtcatgccgattaataagatacacagttttctctgctttcaaatctttttgtttgaacccgtcgaactggaacttatcaattattggtaatattaattatttgaaaaacaaaagatcctggaatggagtattttttaatcaacagcattgtcctatataagttataaataagttgaattctgtgattcgctgttttacgtcatgcccgctaacaaattgaaaactgtacctatacgccttattttttagtccagatttttagctcacctggcccaaagggccaagtgagcttttctcatcacttggcgtccggcgtccgtcgtccgtcgtccggcgttagcttttacaaaaatcttctcctctgaaactactgggccaaatcaaaccaaacttggccacaatcatcattggggtatctagtttaaaaaatgtttggcgtgacccggtcatccaaccaagatggccgccacggctaaaaatagaacataggggtaaaatgcagtttttggcttataactcaaaaaccaaagcatttagaggaaatctgacatggggtaaaaatgtttatcaggtcaagatctatctgccctgaaattttcagatgaatcggttaacctgttgttgggttgctgcccctgaattggtaattttgaggaaattttgctgtttttggttattatcttgaatattattatagatagagataaactgtaaacagtaataatgttcagcaaagttagatttacaaataagtcaacatgaccgaaatggtcagttgacccctttaggagttatctatagtaaaggatcctacaaaattaatgtaagatacagtcacagaaaataattatattcataagtacatctgagtcagtgacaaccctacaacagatgtatccatcggatcgccatcaatgatggtgatacatatatatatcaactaaCTCTAATCATATAATTATTCTTTTCAGAGATGTCAATGGTGTAAACCTACCAAAATGGGAAGAATATGACACAACAACtgaacattacattaatttcgaTATCAACATTACAACTGGTCAACAAATGTTAAAGGACCGTGTGGACTTCTGGTTGAATGACATCCCCAGCATTCTAAATCCACCCTCATCAACACGCAGGCCATCGATACAAACATCCCCTACCAATGGCAGTCACAGGGTATACTACCAACAAGTACTGTTGGTAGATAGCCTTATATTGTTTGTTGTGTGGTGTTTCTacaaatcaatgtaattttaGGATCTTAAGACTTATTATCTTATTTATAATACTCATCTTGAAATATACAACTGAACATAgataaatcaataaaagatatcaaaaatgaaaatgtcagCAAAATCTTTAAAGCAAAGTtaaaaagaggggggggggggagatcCCGTGGTGTCAATAAAAACTCAGAGTAGAAAAGGAAAATCTGACAAAGCCATggaaataaacagacaaatcaACTTAGCACTAGATAGTTGACAATGATTTAAGGGTGTCAAAAGCCCCTTTTAGCTCAATGTATATGTTATTTAAGAATAGGGATGTAGTGCAGTATTTATCGCTAAGAAATAAacctatacaaaaaaaataatggtggtTAATAGCGTtaaccaaaatatatttttaaaaggaatTTTCGTTCTCCGTTTTTCGTTTCCTATTGTAAATTTACCTTTTTGGATGGTggtgttcctttggcaccatctaacgttttttgtatttcacaagTCGTTCGCTATActcgtgtctgttgtgacgtttttttattttaacgaaCGAAATCTATGTactactggtaaattattaaaccagagatttcgttaccataaattacttaaaacctctactaaattcttccataaatataaagatttggttttgaagtttgtaCTTACTTTGTACTTACAGTTGTATATTTGTACCCATTTGATAAATTAATCCTTTTTCagctgatttgtatagtttgttcttatgttgtacagttacaccactgtcccaggttagggggcgtgttgggatcccgctaacatatttaataccgcccattctgtatgtatgtgcctgtcccgaGTCAAGAGCCTgtcattcagtggttgtcgttagtGTATGTCTTACAAATTtgcaattcatttatttttggaatttgttaattaggccgttagttttctcatttgaattgttttacattgtcatttcgggcccttttatagctaaatatgcggtatggactttgctcattgttgaaggccccTTGTacagttgttatttttttgtgtcatttggtctcttgtagataGTCCATTTGTTTGACGTGTTTGAGTCTTTGATTTTGTCGTTTGGTTAGGGACATTCCATTTTGTCATTTGGTTAGGGACATtctattttgtcatttggttaGGGACATTCCATTTTGTCATTTGGTTAGGGACATtctattttgtcatttggttaGGGACATTCCATTTTGTCATTTGGTTAGGGACATTCCATTTTGTCATTTGGTTAGAGAcattccattttgaattttccttgacGTAGCTCGGGTTATTTTACTTTGTAAGTAAGTTAAATAGTTAAGCTAAGTGTGGTAAAATATTCGGAATGATGTTTTATAACTATAATTTAAATGAAGGATCCGAGTTCCGAGTTCAAGAGGTTTAGAAGGAATGAATTTAaactatattcatttattcaatattagaaataaaaatccTGTTATATCGATTTTCGGAGTGATAAGTGAATGAAATGTCGTTATACCAGATTATATATCCTTAAATGCATAACATGAGTTCTATAATAATGCCGTTTTATTGGAATCACAACTTTAACCAAACACATGAATATAGTGATAATAGGCGTGTTTCAGGTATAATCGGTTAGCTGCTGCCTTGTATGAGGGGTTGGCTTTATTGTCGACCACACCTGCAGCTGCATACGTGGAACACCCACTTTTAGCTTTACTATTAAATGTGTCGAATGCATGACGAGCATCTACAAAACGATGTACAACGTGATCGTGTGGTCTATGTAAATGGACAGAATCATTATCATGGACGCTGTTTATAATGGACTTGGCTTCAGTCGAACTGGCATGCGAGTGTGTCTTCTCAATGCTTGCAACGACAATGTTTCTACCATTGCTTCTAAACTTAAGGTATCCACCACACTCTCTTTGATAGTGCTTGTCATCTCCTGAAACATCATCATACGCAATGACCATCCAGTCGCGCCAATGATATTTTGTCGCAAGTGATTGGTACATATTATTGGCAAAATCGTGATCGCTCATATGAGATGCTGGATGGTCCGTTGAATATCTGTCAATATCTTTACCTGACTGTTCATGATATTTAGAAACTATAGTGGCGTCCGCGTGTAACATTTTACCTCGAACTGAATCTAATCTTCTTTTCCATTCCGTTGTGTGTGAGGGAACGCTTGCTGCAGTTTTTGAATCTAACTGTAAGTAAGCCAAATCCATTTCCACTGCCCGTAACAGCAGTCTAAGTAGACCTTCCATGAATCGTGCACACTGCTTTCTATTGTAATCTGTAAATTTCATTGATGCCGGTAAAAGTTCATCCCCAAACACAGTATTGGTACCCATAATCCCATTATAAAGTGTCAGTGCACTATCACCGAACGTAgacctataatttttaaaattatgcatttcACTTGCGATAGTTCTACTGGTTgttgctttatacatatttgtataCCTGTTATAAGCattatttatagtttgttcAACACTTGAAAACTGCAGCCTGACTGTATTCCACTGTATAAGTTTAGATACATCATGAAACTTTCCATTGATTTGATCAAACCGAGTATCCATATCTTTATGAAGTTGCTGAATAGCCAAATATTCCTTAGTTGGTCCCTTTGGAATAAAACcaacaacaaaagaaacaaaaggaCCTAATACTCCTAGAAGAGGTGCAATTTGTTTGGCCATGTCAGCTAGTTTTTTTGGCATGTCCAAATTATCATCAGCAATGGCGGAGGCTAGTGCTTTTCCTACGTTGATACCATTTGTAATATGATCACCAGTTGTAGTCCTTTTATGCTTGACATCTTCACTTTTTAAACCCGTTGCACACAAGAGAACCAACAACAAaagtttcatctacaaaagaaagtcagttttattatatacaatatgACAATGACCTTCTACTTCGTCCACTCAAGaacatgtttgatttttttctccttgaaaGAAAAGACGTAAAGTTAATACATCACATGATAAAGTGTACTCTTTATTTTGtgagcaaccatttaacttcaaggaGGGTATGGTTTTAGTCTGAGTCAGAATGTTTTCGCGCAAAACTTAACATTTTATGGTATGGGAAAaatcttgattcagaatattattttttgtcatctgcttattattatttttccatCAAATTGGGGattagaatatttttgtattttatagatCTTGcaacccgaataattcagtgATTACCAGTGATCGACTCGCCCGCTCGCATTAATGTGACCACCGAAGAGCAGCGAGATATTAAACCTTAATTGATCGAGTTTCATGTATTGCAAAGTAAGAACGGAAGATACTTTATTTACTAGATTTAAAAACCAAAAGCAAATTCATATTTTAGGCAtttgctttaaaatatttttgaaaacgaATATCGctttttatttgaatgtaaTGATCCTAGTTTTAGTAAATTACGAAAAAAGTATATACATATACCATGTCACTATTAAAAAATCGAAAGCatatcatcaaaataaataataaagttgTTTATCAACTCTTACAAATGTTTTGAAAGTCATTTGTGTGTTTTAACCTAGCTGAAATTGAAACAGTGAACAAGCATTATATTTGGCTGTGAGCATGGTTCAGGAAGATCTACGGGGAATTGTTATTGGGGTCTACACCTATCACTGCTATAATAATGTGTGCTTCCTTTTACTACTCCCAGTCCCGGTGCAAATACCAAATTTTGGAATAATCTGATTCAACTGAATTTTTCCGTTCTttgcataatttttcaaataaacaatCTCCCCTTGTCAGTTaaattattgaatataaagCGCCCAAAATTTCACTTCCATAATTTTCACTTGGTGTCACTCTGTGGTCAAATATATGCAAATTAACTTGGATTACACGacaatttaatatttcatagattttgAAAAGGGCGTTAACTCTTTTCAATAATCGAACAATTCTGTGCTCTAATTGTTTTCTGCATAATTTGAATATAGTAATTAATAAAATGTACGAACAATTGGAGCATTTCCTTACTTTCTCCTTGTCGTCTTAAAAGTGTGTAAGTAATATGTCAAACCATATAGGTTGTCTCATAACATTtgaatgttgttgttttttttgggggggaacAGCTTAGTTTAAGGGAGATGTCAGCTGCAACTATTATAACagaatataattaaaaaccaaaatatcaatattatcatgaatattatcacaaagtacttttattttgttttgtatcttAATTGATGATAAGGCAGTCTGAAATTCCTATCTGTTAGGTTTcatcctacatgtatataagttgATAGGGGAATTTGTGTCTTATCATCCACTAGAATCCTAATGTTCCTATCTATCTTTTACATTACTGAAATTTTGGCAGTGATCTGATAGCACACCAAAAATGtatgaactataaaaaaaataagatagtTTGCATTAAATTCTCAGAAGATATGAAATAGTCAACATCATTGCTACCATTTGTTGTGTAGTTACTATACCAGTGAAGTCGTCTTGGATACGACTGTTTAATTTTCTCATTCCCGATTGAATACAAatctcattttaatttttacggtGTGTGAATAAAACCTGGTatcatcattatttttaaaatctaatttcTGGGAACCAGTTCTAGCATTTAGTTCTCTGCTAATAGTTTTTGCGGAATCTCTATATGGTAAAACATATCTTCTTGTAGGGATTTTGTAACTGAAGAATTTTCTCTTTATATGGTAAAACATATCTTCTAGAGGATTATGGATGTAACAAATATAccatctttcattttttttttaactaataaaGTTTCCGCACAATTGCAGCCATATGTAATCAGTTTTTACATGAtgcaaaaatttcaaattacacCTGCTAGTATTTATGATTGAACCACAAAATGAGATCCCTTCTAAACGTTTATAAGTGTCTTTGTAACGCTGATAAACTTTCGAGTAAAAGTGATTCTTCTACAGAGCAACAAGtttagacatacatgtatattacttgtattctacatgtacatgttttttgtctgtctttttttaattcacttgaattttaatattacaagaaaaataagacaacGCATAATTCCCTAGCGTTTTGAAATTTTCGGTCAAGTtggatattttgtaattttttaagacTTGTTGCAACAATTGATTTAGTAATTTTGTAGGAATTAAACGACATTATTTTCTGGCAAAGTTTAAACGATTAAATAATGTGTTATCTGAAGTGGCAAGAAGGTTTTGCCTTATCCATAATTTTAAACCGTTTACAAATATTACCGTGCTAGTTCAGATTTATTCAGATACTGTATGTTTCTATTACGCATTCTAACAGTCATTGGCCTTCCTAATGCGAGCATGtacaaaaacacataaaaatatgTGCCTATTAGTGTTTCTGTCGTTTTTTAACGGAGCCCTAAAACTGGTCGGGCGCAggacattttagaaaaaaaaggttAAGCTACTAGGGGACATTTGCCGCAGGCATTAGAGCCCATTTTGGCACAGGATTAATGCGTTCACCTTCATTTTCGATGCCCATTTTAACGAAAATTTACCAGGTTGAATAATACTTTCATTGCTAAAACAATGAACATGCTGGCTTAATGTTCACTTTGGttcatcatttaaataaatgttgttGAAACGAAAGGCATTCGAAGATAACACACACAGAGTTGAAGAGTATGGATGAGAAAAATTTGCAACCAAAGGAtctaaaatgttttacaaaagcAATTCACACATTCCTCTTACGAAATTTAGACAAGAAACACACGAAGCACTGTCAAAAATGAATATCCGAACAAAGACATTTGAGAATTTTGTAGTTGTCACCCATCTACAACTTACGTTTTTCTTGATACTATCATCAAATTGCAAACACAAAcctatatattaaaaaaacgaaGTGAAGACGAATGTGCACCACAATCTAGACAAGATGAAGAGAATGAGCAGTTCCTACTGCAATTTTATGAATAGAATTGTACGGGAAGTATATCCAGAACCCACTACGTACGTTCTCTAGAACATAAATTCCAGGCTAGAACGGATTTTTAACATTGATTTTTACTGctgtatttaaatgaaattgatattctATATGTTGTGCTGTCTTgtttctattaaaaaatatttattataaagtgggttaaaaaaaattgcgcTAAGATGGGCATTGGTGATTCTACTTTTCGCTaaaatgggtaaaaaatctTGCGCTAAAATGGTGTTTATTTTGGCGGTTAAACGTCCGATTTGTTTTCGCTAAAATGTCCTATCAATGCGCAAAAATATCCGAACTggttatattcaatatattctgaATGTAATCGTATATAACGCACCACATAAATGATTAAAAGTGTAGGCTTACTTTAAATTGGTCTTATTGTATTTCCTAGCAAGCAATACTTACAAAAATGCCAAATTTGATCCCCAGGGAATcgttcaaataaagtttaaaaatctatgaaataagAATTGAGCCTGATCAATTTCCATGTTTTGTCGTTTTCATTATTACATGTAGTAAGTCATTTTCTTTGATATTATAATTCatgaatttgaataatttaaaattttgggcgaattcattttttttgtccttCCGATTCAGATCttatttgtattgttaaaccttctaaatttaaaatccaTTAAATCTATCCCaactttcaaattaataaattctCATCATAGGATTacacctgaaaaataaaaaaaaaaaacagtcgcTCAAAAAACTTTTTTGAACTAACCTTTGGATGTTGTGTGGTAAACTAGCTTCTAGAAAGTTTTGAACATATTTGCTTTATATTAGTTCTTATCATGTGAAATCAGCATCTGTTTGCTACTATAATCAATGTAGAATATCGTTCAAAGGTTCAAAATATGTCTGTCAAGGTCACAACTTACTTTGTGTAGGCCGTAATATATACTATTTAACAATAATGTGGTCTAATTTCTAATAAGACAcatatccaccaaagttcaaatgaagtggatataAGTAACTTGAGGCACTCATACATGTACTAGCtgccttcatcaatgagaaaATCTTTATTGTATAGTCTTCTATAAAAGACCACGACataataagaataagaataagaataagaataagaataagaattttattagtttgaaatccaaacaataggattgttactaaaatacacaacaaaaaaacaaacaaacaggcatattaaaattacaaaacgatAGTCAATAAACAGTTACACTACAAACATGTagcattgaaagaaaaacaaacatagaTAAAGAATATGAAATTCAATTAGAATAATtaacggtttaatctatattaacataacaatttacgaaaaacaaatatgacagacatgaaccaacgacatcCTTTGAAcgacaggctcctgacttatgACAGGCACAAATAGAATGTGGCGGCCCTTAACCTGGAACAATGGTgttaattaaagcaaagcatgttaagaacaaactatgagaaacaattgaaaatggcTGAACTGATCAGATCGATATAAAGCAGAAACAAACCTGACATTGGCTTTGCTCAcagttgaaggccgtacggtaacctatagttgttaatgtttgtgtcattttggtcttttgtggatagttgtctcattggcaatcataccacatcttcttttttatatcgcTGGGTACTTTTATACGTCCCTCACAACAAAAGAAGACTCAAAGAACAGATTTGTTTTTTGGTGTGTGCTTTTTAATCaactttattcttttattttgtatgccCCATTAAGGTCCATCATGTTTCATGGTCTGTGTCCGTCTGTTTGTCCGGTCGTCCGTtcatccgtccgtccgtctgtccagcttcaagtttaagttttttgtcgaggtagtttttgatgaagttgaagtccaatcaacttgaaacttagtacacttccttatcatgattatgatataatctttctaatttgaatgccaaattagagatggtcatccattttcacggtccactgaacatagaaaatgatcctgcggatggggcatccgtgtactaagTACGCATTCTTTTAGCTTATATATCCAAGTCATACTTCAATAACTGTACATTATAAGTTTTTGTCAAGGaagatagttttttttatgacaaaaaaaaaaaaatacaactgtTTGCTCATGATCCCGGAACATTTTGTGCATATGTTCCCCTTAAAAATAATACGTGATATGTATCATACTTGAAATATTGTACTAACTaagttaacaaaacatttagttTTACGCCTAtagattgattaattgattgattgattgaagcTTGCTTATCGACCTAGGGCAAATACTTCATTCTTATCCAGGACGAGAAACTATTACATTAGGTAGAATGAACGTAATGAAGGGCGAGAAGTTTTGGTAGCCAAAATGAATTAGGGTATATTGAGTAGATGAAAGAAATAAAACCTCGCAAAGTGTCGTTACACATTGGTTCCATcgaaattttgcatacaacGTATTCATCACTTCATTAATTCAATTATGTTTACGTTTTATGCAGAGTTCATTGTTTTATGCTATGTCACGAAACTCATGCTACTTTCGTAAATCTCGTCACGGCAGTTTGGTTTGAGCTTATCATAATTTTGCAAGTTAGCCTAATTGCTATAATTgttagtattttaatttatgcaaGTGTACCTTGTTTGCTTTATGTGATCGGTATAAAAAGGATATGTCTCTTACCTATATGTTTATCGCAACCCAATGCTTATTTATTACGAACCAATTTACCTGTCTTTGCCTGTTTTGGGTAATGTGGacgatatttaaattttcgcAGAGGGCGTGGTTGCTTGTACTTATGTCCTCTGTGTATTATTTTTCTCAGAGGTTGTGGTAGCTTGGTCTATAACCTCTGTGTAtttacttttgcaaattttgTAGTATGTAGTGGGTATTGTTTATGCTTCGTCATGAAACTCATGCTGCTTCTGTTTT
The genomic region above belongs to Mytilus trossulus isolate FHL-02 chromosome 7, PNRI_Mtr1.1.1.hap1, whole genome shotgun sequence and contains:
- the LOC134725692 gene encoding fatty acyl-CoA hydrolase precursor, medium chain-like encodes the protein MMNSVKLTVLLHVLLPVFSQDLQEVTISTPLGGLLGLRRRLSSDDVYEFKNIPFAKAPVDNLRFEKPQPYGSWDNTLDARYFGPSCFQDMSRSNLKNKNISEDCLFLNIYIPHHISTVNTKSVMVWIHGGGNFVGQTQLYDAAYLALAGDVIVVTIQYRLNIFGFFATGNSKGNYALWDQILAIQWVKDNIASYGGNSQSTTIFGESAGAFDLGLLSMMPQNEGLYQRIILQSGLALAENGLGTTTHRFSSQVATNVGCSQSDAGELTQCMKYVDANVLLAELGKLISLGFFQGGSFAPVIDGELLPTQPKELLRDSQSQASRFYKSLDIIIGVTTGEGSLLLDIFLAGVQNFYNFNATDYIPKRILCNTIAQDIVNVIYNSNTDIASLICDKYGATLTRDQLSKNVLNAYSDPIFLISGVESLRLHTGIDSGRQFQYLFSKPTYLLPVIPRRPEWFNGSAHATELFYFFFIESLPTEQDRELSSNLMKYWTNFAKTGDVNGVNLPKWEEYDTTTEHYINFDINITTGQQMLKDRVDFWLNDIPSILNPPSSTRRPSIQTSPTNGSHRVYYQQVLLVDSLILFVVWCFYKSM
- the LOC134727232 gene encoding uncharacterized protein LOC134727232, whose amino-acid sequence is MKLLLLVLLCATGLKSEDVKHKRTTTGDHITNGINVGKALASAIADDNLDMPKKLADMAKQIAPLLGVLGPFVSFVVGFIPKGPTKEYLAIQQLHKDMDTRFDQINGKFHDVSKLIQWNTVRLQFSSVEQTINNAYNRYTNMYKATTSRTIASEMHNFKNYRSTFGDSALTLYNGIMGTNTVFGDELLPASMKFTDYNRKQCARFMEGLLRLLLRAVEMDLAYLQLDSKTAASVPSHTTEWKRRLDSVRGKMLHADATIVSKYHEQSGKDIDRYSTDHPASHMSDHDFANNMYQSLATKYHWRDWMVIAYDDVSGDDKHYQRECGGYLKFRSNGRNIVVASIEKTHSHASSTEAKSIINSVHDNDSVHLHRPHDHVVHRFVDARHAFDTFNSKAKSGCSTYAAAGVVDNKANPSYKAAANRLYLKHAYYHYIHVFG